A stretch of Chromatiales bacterium 21-64-14 DNA encodes these proteins:
- a CDS encoding 8-amino-7-oxononanoate synthase, with product MNDGFTTALLEDLAQRERAVLYRARRVRTGPPGDLIHAGGREYLAFCSNDYLGLAAHPAVRDACIAGAREYGVGSGAAHLITGHCAAHHALEEELAAYVGRPRALLFSTGYMANLGVVDALLGRGDQVLEDRLNHASLLDAGRLSGARLVRYPHGDAAALARALAAGTARRRLVVTDGVFSMDGDLAPLPELARAAHAAGAWLMVDDAHGLGVVGEQGGGVLEHFGLGMDAVPVLMGTLGKAFGTFGAFVAGSAALIESLIQHARTYVYTTAPPPAMAEAARAALGVARAEPWRRARLHALVQRFQAGARRIGLPVTGSTTPIQPLMVGTARAALALSRALEDHGLLVTAIRPPTVPAGTARLRVTFSAVHEDAHVDRLLEVLEIEWRKQFPDGIPGAS from the coding sequence GTGAACGATGGCTTTACCACTGCCTTGCTCGAAGACCTGGCACAGCGCGAGCGCGCCGTACTGTACCGTGCGCGACGCGTGCGCACCGGGCCACCGGGCGATCTGATCCACGCCGGTGGGCGCGAGTATCTGGCGTTCTGCAGCAACGACTATCTGGGGCTCGCCGCGCATCCGGCGGTGCGCGATGCCTGCATCGCCGGTGCCCGTGAGTATGGCGTGGGCAGCGGCGCCGCCCATCTCATTACAGGTCATTGCGCGGCCCATCATGCCTTGGAGGAAGAACTGGCGGCCTACGTGGGCCGGCCGCGGGCGCTGCTGTTCTCCACCGGCTACATGGCCAACCTGGGCGTGGTCGATGCGTTGCTGGGGCGCGGCGATCAGGTGCTGGAGGACCGGCTGAACCACGCCTCGCTGTTGGACGCCGGGCGTCTGTCCGGTGCGCGCTTGGTGCGTTATCCGCACGGCGACGCCGCGGCGCTGGCGCGTGCGCTGGCGGCGGGCACGGCGCGGCGCCGGCTGGTGGTCACCGATGGCGTGTTCAGCATGGACGGGGATCTGGCGCCGCTGCCGGAGCTGGCGCGCGCGGCGCACGCCGCCGGGGCGTGGCTGATGGTGGACGACGCGCACGGCCTGGGGGTGGTGGGGGAACAGGGCGGCGGCGTCCTGGAACACTTTGGGCTCGGCATGGATGCGGTCCCGGTGCTGATGGGCACGCTGGGCAAGGCGTTCGGTACCTTCGGGGCGTTCGTGGCCGGCAGCGCGGCGTTGATCGAGTCCCTGATCCAGCACGCGCGCACTTATGTCTATACCACCGCGCCGCCGCCGGCCATGGCGGAGGCCGCGCGCGCCGCCCTGGGCGTGGCGCGCGCGGAACCCTGGCGCCGCGCGCGCTTGCATGCGCTGGTGCAGCGCTTCCAGGCCGGGGCGCGCCGCATCGGGTTGCCGGTGACCGGCAGCACCACGCCGATCCAGCCCCTGATGGTGGGTACCGCGCGTGCCGCGCTGGCACTTTCCCGGGCGTTGGAAGACCACGGGCTGCTGGTCACCGCAATCCGACCGCCGACGGTCCCGGCGGGGACCGCGCGCTTGCGCGTCACGTTCTCCGCGGTGCACGAGGATGCGCACGTGGACCGTTTGCTGGAGGTCCTGGAGATCGAGTGGCGCAAGCAGTTCCCGGACGGGATCCCCGGCGCGTCATGA